The nucleotide sequence GTGACGCGCTGCCGGAAGGTGGTGGGCGTGTCGGACATGTTGGTGGCCTCGGTGGGTGGTCTGACGCCGGACGTCAGACGTCGGACGCAAAACACAGGGCGGGCGCCCGCCCACCACTGCCTGTCTTCATTTGTTTTAAGCGTCAGACGTCCGACGTCAGACGTCCGACCGCTTTTTTTATTTCAACCTCTCCTGCAACAACGCATTCACCTGCTGCGGATTCGCCTTGCCCTGGGTCAGTTTCATCACCTGGCCGACGAAGAAGCCGAACATCTTCTTCTGCTTGCCTTCGTCGGCGGCGCGGAAGGCGTCTGCCTGGGCGGCGTTGTCGGCAATCACCTGGTCGATGATCTTTTCCAGTTCGCCGGAATCCGACATCTGTTTCAGGCCGCGTGCTTCGATGATCTGGTCGGGGCTGCCTTCGCCGTGCCAGCAGGCGTCAAATACCTGCTTGGCAATTTTTGATGAAATCGTGCCGTCGAGGATGCGCTGGATCATCTGGCCGAGATAGGCGGCGCTGACCGGGCACTGGTCGATGGTGATGTCCGCCGCGTTCAGCCGCGCGGCCACGTCACCGATGACCCAGTTGGCAGACAGCTTGGCGTCGCCGGAGGTCGTCACCACGGCTTCGAAGTAGTCGGCCACGGCGCGGTCGCCGGCGAGGATGCCGGCGTCGTAGTCGGACAGGCCGTACTGGTCGATAAAGCGGGCCTGGCGGGCATCCGGCAGTTCCGGCAGTTCGGCGCGCAGCGCCTCGATGTCTGCATCGGTGATGATCACCGGCAGCAGGTCAGGGCAGGGGAAGTAGCGGTAGTCGTTGGCGTCTTCCTTGCTGCGCATGCTGCGGGCGGTGTGGGTGTCGCCGTTGTACAGGCGGGTTTCCTGCACCACCTTGCCGCCGTCTTCGAGCAGGTCGATCTGCCGTTCGACTTCCAGTCTGATCGCGGCTTCCATGAACTTGAACGAGTTCAGGTTCTTGGTTTCGGTGCGGGTGCCGAGTGTCTCGTCGCCCTTTTTGCGCACCGAGACGTTCACATCAAAACGCATGGAGCCCTGTGCCATGTGACCATCGCAGATGCCGACGGAGGTGACCAGGCTGTGCAGCTTGCGGGCAAAGGCGACGGCTTCTTCGGCGCTGCGCATGTCCGGTTCGGTGACAATTTCAATCAGTGGCGTGCCGGCACGGTTGAGGTCGATGCCGGTCATGCCCTGGCCGTTTTCGTCAAAAAAGTCTTCGTGCAGTGACTTCCCTGCGTCTTCTTCCAGATGGGCATGATGAATGCGCACGGTCTTGCGCGTGCCGTCTTCCAGTTGAATCTCCACCGCACCGGCACCGACGATCGGCTCGGCCAGCTGGGTGGTCTGGTAGCCTTTCGGCAGGTCCGGGTAGAAATAGTTTTTTCGCTCGAACACGGAGCGCTTGGCAATGTGTGCATCAATTGCCAGGCCGAATTTCACCGCCTTGCGAATCGCTTCCAGGTTGGTCACCGGCAGCGTGCCCGGCATCGCCAGGTCCACCAGGCTGGCCTGGCTGTTCGGCTCCGCACCGAACGCCGTGGATGACCCGGAAAAAATTTTTGATTGCGTGGAAAGCTGAACGTGGATTTCCAGCCCGATCACGGTTTCCCAGCTCATGCGTCACCTCCGAAGGCCGGCTGTTGCTGATGCCAGTCGGTGGCCTGCTGGAAGCGGTGTGCCACGTTCAGTATCTGGCCTTCGCGGAAATAGTTGCCGATCACCTGCACGCCCACCGGCAGGCCGTCGATCAGGCCGGCCGGCATGGACAGCGCCGGCAGGCCGGCCAGGTTGACGGCGATGGTGAAGACGTCCGCCATGTACATGGTGACCGGATCATCACTTTTGGCGCCCAGACCGAACGCCAGTTCCGGCGAGGTCGGGCCCATGATCACATCGACTTGTTCGAAGGCACGGGCGAAATCGTCGCTGATCAGGCGGCGCACTTTTTGCGCCTTCAGGTAGTAGGCGTCGTAGTAGCCGTGCGACAGCGCGTAGGTGCCGACCAGGATGCGGCGTTTCACCTCGGCACCGAAGCCTTCCGAGCGTGAGCGCTTGAACATGTCTTCCAGGTCCTGCGGGTCGTTGCAGCGGTAGCCGTAGCGCACGCCGTCGAAGCGCGACAGGTTGGAGGAGGCTTCCGCCGGGGCGATCACGTAGTAGGCCGGCACCGACAGGTCCACGGATGGCAGGCTGATCTCCACCAGCGTGGCGCCCTGTTTTTCCAGCTCGCGGAGGGCGGCGTGGGTGCTGTCGGCGATGCGGCCGTCCAGGGTGGTCGGGAAGAATTCCTTCGGCAGGCCGATGCGCAGGCCGGTGAGTGGCTTGTCCAGGTCGGCGCTGTAGTCGTCCACCGGGCGGTCGACGCAGGTGGAATCGCGCGGGTCATGGCCGGCCATGGCCGACAGCAGCAGCGCGCAGTCGGCGGCGCTGGTGGCCATCGGGCCGGCCTGATCCAGGCTGGAGGCGAAGGCGATCATGCCCCAGCGAGAGACGCGGCCATAGGTGGGTTTCAGGCCGGTGATACCGGTCAGGGCCGCCGGCTGGCGGATCGAGCCGCCAGTGTCGGTGCCGGTGGCAGCCGGTACCAGCCGGGCCGCGACGGCAGCGGCGGAGCCGCCGGAAGAGCCACCCGGGACCCGGGTGAGGTCCCACGGGTTCTTCACCGGGCCGTAGTAGCTGGTTTCGTTGGAGGAGCCCATGGCGAACTCGTCCATATTGGTCTTGCCCAGCACCACGGCGCCGCCGGCCTGCAGTTTCTCGACCACGGTGGCGTCATACGGGGCGTTGAAGTTGTCGAGCATGCGCGAGCCGCAGCTGGTGCGTACGCCACGGGTGCAGAAGATGTCCTTGTGGGCGATCGGCAGGCCGGTCAGCGGGCCGGCCTCGCCGCGCGCACGCGCGGCGTCAGCGGCGTCGGCCTGCGCCAGTGCCTGCTCGGCGGTAATGCTGATAAAGCTGTTCAGTTCAGGGTCAAGTGACTGAATTCGCTTGATAAAGTGCTCGGCCAGCTCGCGGGCGGAATAGTCGCCCCGGGCCAGGCCGGCCTGTAGTTCGGTGAGGGTCTTGCGGTGCATGTCGTGTCCAGCGTCTTTTATTTAGTGGCGGCGCGCATCGGGGCAGCGCGGTGCGGTGGAGGTGTCACGGATGGCGCATCACTCGATGACGCGCGGCACCAGGTAGCAGCCGTCCCCGGTGGCCGGGGCCAGCGGCTGCACGATGGCGCGGATATCCCCCTCGGTCACCACGTCGGCGCGCAGGGTCTGGGCCACGTCCATGGGATGGGCCATCGGCGCGACATCGCCCACATTGGCGTCCTGCAACTGGTTGACCATGTCCAGGATGCTGTTGAGACGGTCGGTCAGCGCAGCGCTGTCGGTCGGGTCCAGGTGCAGCCGCGCGAGATGGGCCACGCGTGCCAGGGCCTGAGGGTCGAGGGCCATGAAAATTTCTCCTGAAAAGCGGCTCCTGAGAAGAGGCGCCTGATTCGAATCGTGCACGGGTCACGATCCGTGCCGGGGAAACCGCAAAAACTACCACATTCGCCCCGATCGAGGCCATATCGGCCGGGATCCGTCTGCTTGCCCAAACCCCCCGCCATTGCTAGAGTTGCGCCACTGATGCCGCCGTGCGGCATTCCCGTCTCGCCCCAAATTTCAGGAAGCTGGCCAGGATGTCCTTGATCAAGCGTATTCGGGGGATGTTTTCCACCGACCTTTCCATCGACCTCGGCACCGCAAATACTCTCATTTACGTTCGCGGCCGTGGCATTGTGCTCGACGAGCCGTCGGTGGTTGCCATCCGTCACCATGGCGCCCAGAAGAGTGTGGCGGCAGTCGGTGCCGATGCGAAACGCATGCTGGGCCGGACGCCGGGTAACATCACCGCCATCCGTCCGATGAAAGACGGCGTCATCGCCGACTTTGAAGTCACCGAAAAAATGCTGCAGTACTTTATCAAGAAAGTGCACGAAAGCGGCTTCTTCCCGCCGGCGCCGCGCGTGCTGGTCTGTGTGCCGTGCAAATCCACCCAGGTGGAACGCCGTGCGATCCAGGATTCCGCCTATGGCGCCGGCGCCCGTGAAGTGTTCCTGATCGAGGAACCGATGGCGGCTGCCATCGGTGCCGGCCTGCCGGTACACGAAGCCAGTGGTTCGATGGTGGTGGATATCGGTGGCGGCACCACCGAGATCGCGATCATTTCGCTCAACGGTATTGTCTACGCCGAATCCGTGCGCGTGGGCGGTGACCGTTTCGATGAAGCCATTGTGTCGTTTGTGCGCAAGGAATACGGCAGCCTGATCGGCGAATCCACCGCCGAACGCATCAAGCATGAAATCGGCACCGCGTATCTCGGTGGCGAAATTCTCGAAATCGACGTGCGTGGCCGCAACCTCGCAGAAGGGGTGCCGCGCAGTTTCACGCTGAACAGCGAGGAAATTCTCGAAGCGTTGAAAGACCCGCTGAACAGCATCGTCAATGCAGTAAAGAATGCACTGGAGGCGTCGCCACCGGAACTGGCCTCGGACATCGCCGAGCGCGGGCTGGTGGTGACCGGGGGCGGTGCGTTGCTGCGTGATATCGACCGGCTGTTGAGCGAAGAAACCGGCTTGCCGGTAATCGTCGCCGATGACCCGCTGACCTGCGTCGCCCGTGGCGGCGGCAAGGCGCTGGAGCTGATGGATACGCGCGGTTTCGACACGCTGGCGCTGAGCTGATCGCTCCCGGCCGCGGCGGCCAGCGCGTGCAGGCCGCCGCTGTACGGATTCAGGAGGCCGGTCGTTGAATCTCTTTTCTGAAACACCCAATCCCGGCTACCGTCTGCTGGTGGCACTGGTCATCGGCATGGCACTGATGCTGCTGGATCAGCGCACCGACCGTGTGGATGCGGTGCGTCACAGCATTGGTTATCTCACCGCTCCCGTGCATTACCTTGCGCACATGCCCGGCGCAATCGGCAACTGGCTGTCCGGCCAGGCGCGTTCGCGCGGCGATCTAATGGACGACAACGAACGGCTCACCCGGCAACTGCTGATCCTGCAACAGCGCGTGCAGCGGCTTGCCGTGCTGGAAGCGGAAAACACGCGCCTGCGTGAATTGCTCAACTCGTCGGCGCAACTGGATTCCGGCGTGCTGGCGGCGGAAATCATCGGCATTGAACCGGACCCGTCGCGTCAGGAACTGGTCATCAATAAAGGCACGCACGATGGCGTCTATCGTGGCCAGGCTGTGCTGGACGCCAGCGGTCTGCTGGGCCAGGTGGTGGAAGTGGGGCCGTTCACTGCGCGCGTGCTGTTGATCACCGATGCCAGCCATGCGTTGTCGGTGCAGGTGAACCGCAATGGCGTGCGTGCCATCCTCGCCGGTTCCGGGCAGCCGGGCCGCGTGCGATTGTTGTTTGTGCCGGATACCGCAGATATCCAGGAAGGCGATCTGCTGGTGAGCACGGGGCTGGACCAGCGTTTTCCGCGCGGCTATCCGGTCGCGCAGGTGGAACGTGTGGAGCATGATCGCTCGGCGTCATTCGCCACGGTGGAGGCACGGCCGACAGCACGCATTGATCGCGCCAGCCATGTGCTGCTGGTGGAAGGCCCGCCGCGTGACGTGCCGGCGCCGACACAATCGTCGTCTGAGGATCCCACCATCATGGCCGAAGGCCAGTCCGGAGAGAGGCCGTGATGCGTGAACGCAAGGCGTCCGGCACCGGCGCCATCCTCGTCACCATTCTGCTGGCCGGCCTGCTGGCGATCCTGCCGTTGCCGGATGCCCTGGCGCTCGGGCGGCCGGAATGGCTCACCCTGGTGCTGGTCTACTGGGTCATTGCCCTGCCACAGCGGATCGGTGTGTTCTGGGGTTTCGGGGTTGGATTGTTTCAAGATGTGTTGACCGGCAGCGTGCTCGGGCAGCATGCCGTCGCCCTGGCGGTGGTCGCCTATATCGCGCTGGCGGTGCACAAGCGGCTGCGGGTGTTCCCGCCGCTTCAGCAGGCGGTGGTGGTGTTCCTGCTCATTGGCACCGGCAGCCTGCTGGCCTACATCGTGCAGAATGCGGTGGGGCGGGCGCTGTTGCCGCCAGTCTGGGTGCTGTTGCCGGCGCTGGTGTCGGCGCTGATCTGGCGCCCGGTGTTTGCCGTGCTGCGCTGGACCCGTCGCCGCTTTTTGGTGCGTTGAGTGCGC is from Isoalcanivorax pacificus W11-5 and encodes:
- the gatB gene encoding Asp-tRNA(Asn)/Glu-tRNA(Gln) amidotransferase subunit GatB; its protein translation is MSWETVIGLEIHVQLSTQSKIFSGSSTAFGAEPNSQASLVDLAMPGTLPVTNLEAIRKAVKFGLAIDAHIAKRSVFERKNYFYPDLPKGYQTTQLAEPIVGAGAVEIQLEDGTRKTVRIHHAHLEEDAGKSLHEDFFDENGQGMTGIDLNRAGTPLIEIVTEPDMRSAEEAVAFARKLHSLVTSVGICDGHMAQGSMRFDVNVSVRKKGDETLGTRTETKNLNSFKFMEAAIRLEVERQIDLLEDGGKVVQETRLYNGDTHTARSMRSKEDANDYRYFPCPDLLPVIITDADIEALRAELPELPDARQARFIDQYGLSDYDAGILAGDRAVADYFEAVVTTSGDAKLSANWVIGDVAARLNAADITIDQCPVSAAYLGQMIQRILDGTISSKIAKQVFDACWHGEGSPDQIIEARGLKQMSDSGELEKIIDQVIADNAAQADAFRAADEGKQKKMFGFFVGQVMKLTQGKANPQQVNALLQERLK
- the gatA gene encoding Asp-tRNA(Asn)/Glu-tRNA(Gln) amidotransferase subunit GatA, with protein sequence MHRKTLTELQAGLARGDYSARELAEHFIKRIQSLDPELNSFISITAEQALAQADAADAARARGEAGPLTGLPIAHKDIFCTRGVRTSCGSRMLDNFNAPYDATVVEKLQAGGAVVLGKTNMDEFAMGSSNETSYYGPVKNPWDLTRVPGGSSGGSAAAVAARLVPAATGTDTGGSIRQPAALTGITGLKPTYGRVSRWGMIAFASSLDQAGPMATSAADCALLLSAMAGHDPRDSTCVDRPVDDYSADLDKPLTGLRIGLPKEFFPTTLDGRIADSTHAALRELEKQGATLVEISLPSVDLSVPAYYVIAPAEASSNLSRFDGVRYGYRCNDPQDLEDMFKRSRSEGFGAEVKRRILVGTYALSHGYYDAYYLKAQKVRRLISDDFARAFEQVDVIMGPTSPELAFGLGAKSDDPVTMYMADVFTIAVNLAGLPALSMPAGLIDGLPVGVQVIGNYFREGQILNVAHRFQQATDWHQQQPAFGGDA
- the gatC gene encoding Asp-tRNA(Asn)/Glu-tRNA(Gln) amidotransferase subunit GatC, whose translation is MALDPQALARVAHLARLHLDPTDSAALTDRLNSILDMVNQLQDANVGDVAPMAHPMDVAQTLRADVVTEGDIRAIVQPLAPATGDGCYLVPRVIE
- a CDS encoding rod shape-determining protein, which codes for MIKRIRGMFSTDLSIDLGTANTLIYVRGRGIVLDEPSVVAIRHHGAQKSVAAVGADAKRMLGRTPGNITAIRPMKDGVIADFEVTEKMLQYFIKKVHESGFFPPAPRVLVCVPCKSTQVERRAIQDSAYGAGAREVFLIEEPMAAAIGAGLPVHEASGSMVVDIGGGTTEIAIISLNGIVYAESVRVGGDRFDEAIVSFVRKEYGSLIGESTAERIKHEIGTAYLGGEILEIDVRGRNLAEGVPRSFTLNSEEILEALKDPLNSIVNAVKNALEASPPELASDIAERGLVVTGGGALLRDIDRLLSEETGLPVIVADDPLTCVARGGGKALELMDTRGFDTLALS
- the mreC gene encoding rod shape-determining protein MreC, yielding MNLFSETPNPGYRLLVALVIGMALMLLDQRTDRVDAVRHSIGYLTAPVHYLAHMPGAIGNWLSGQARSRGDLMDDNERLTRQLLILQQRVQRLAVLEAENTRLRELLNSSAQLDSGVLAAEIIGIEPDPSRQELVINKGTHDGVYRGQAVLDASGLLGQVVEVGPFTARVLLITDASHALSVQVNRNGVRAILAGSGQPGRVRLLFVPDTADIQEGDLLVSTGLDQRFPRGYPVAQVERVEHDRSASFATVEARPTARIDRASHVLLVEGPPRDVPAPTQSSSEDPTIMAEGQSGERP
- the mreD gene encoding rod shape-determining protein MreD, whose translation is MRERKASGTGAILVTILLAGLLAILPLPDALALGRPEWLTLVLVYWVIALPQRIGVFWGFGVGLFQDVLTGSVLGQHAVALAVVAYIALAVHKRLRVFPPLQQAVVVFLLIGTGSLLAYIVQNAVGRALLPPVWVLLPALVSALIWRPVFAVLRWTRRRFLVR